The Rhodohalobacter sp. SW132 genomic sequence CTGAAATTTAACTACAGCAACAGCGTGTATTACGATTTTTATGAACCGGAAATCAGGGCTGACCTGGAATCCGGTTCAGGTTTTGAATTCCTGCTGCCGTTTAATCTCTATATCCGTGAGCGAATATTCAGATATATGGAAATTGAGCTTAAAGCCACCTACCTGTACAGCAGTGAAATGGAAACGTATTATTCCGATCCCGATCAGCTTGCCAGGCAACTAAAAGCGGAAACCTATTACCAGGAACACGATGCGCGCCACTACCAGCGTCAGGGTAAAACAAAAAGTGAGCTTCCGTTCGAGCATCCCCAATACCGGCAGCATTTTGATGGATTTGAACCGTACTGCTGCCTTCTCGATTTACTGTTTCAGTATGGTCCGGAGAGCTTCAGGATTATTGACCGGGTTCTGGGCAGGGTGGGAAATTGAATTTCATACATTATTCACCTTCAGGTTCCAGTGAAAACTGAAATGATGATCCGCCCTGCGTGAATCTGAACTCTTTATACCGCTCCTCTTCTTCCGACATTTCTTCGAAGACAATCTCAATGCCTGCCTGGTCAAATCGCATCGTCCGCTCATCATAGATTGTAAGCGGAAATGGTCCTTGACCTGTAGCCTGACCGAACATGTTTCCATCCTCGGCAAACAGACGGATTTGCAGCGGGAATCCCGGCGAGGAGTAGGTTCCGGCGTAGAGCTCAAGCTGTTCTTCCCCGAGCGTAATAGGTTCAGATGTTTCGAAAGTGGGCATTTCGAATTCAACGTTGTATATAATAGAGTTGAGAGCGATCAATATGTTGTTAAAATTAAGGTTGACAGCATTGCCCAATACGGCATAGATATATTCATCTTCTGGCTGATACGCACTGTTTGACTGATATCCGTCGATTCCGCCATTGTGGCCAATGAGCGTTTTATCGTGAAATGGAAAGCGAATCAATCCCATGCCGAACGGCCCTTCAAATGAAACCATTGCTTCGAATGATTCTTCATTGAGCAGCTCCCCGTTAAAGAGCGCGTGATAGAA encodes the following:
- a CDS encoding WbqC family protein, coding for HHSKFKMNLAILQPVFIPDLHDLAVMMAVETVVLQDSEQWSRKGRTHRAQIRTPEGAQYLNIPVRTDDRKKAICEVRIDHSENWIEPMLRSLKFNYSNSVYYDFYEPEIRADLESGSGFEFLLPFNLYIRERIFRYMEIELKATYLYSSEMETYYSDPDQLARQLKAETYYQEHDARHYQRQGKTKSELPFEHPQYRQHFDGFEPYCCLLDLLFQYGPESFRIIDRVLGRVGN